In Monodelphis domestica isolate mMonDom1 chromosome 4, mMonDom1.pri, whole genome shotgun sequence, one DNA window encodes the following:
- the ZBTB21 gene encoding zinc finger and BTB domain-containing protein 21, with product MEGLLHYINPAHAISLLSALNEERLKGQLCDVLLIVGDQKFRAHKNVLAASSEYFQTLFTNKENESQTVFQLDFCEPDAFDNVLNYIYSSSLFVEKSSLAAVQELGYSLGISFLTNIVSKTPQLSFPTCPNKKKICQEADESSSQKRSVIVCQSRNEAQGKNASQIQHDLSHTSKASPSIAIKTNTSRPQVTKPVEPLHSLSLNEGRWAKEMSLAYSNLIEPSGSLDDQCRSSLGKRNTLLPLKPLQDRDTSNDKPGVSSQPSGEKVVEMSLKKPQPSVLSLCSSSEAPYLLQETGKGSSQGKDRNLLYYSKLGLVIPSSGAGPRNQSVDGSGPLVKSLLRRSLSVDSQVPVYSSVSLKTPPASSSAAGDAPEDTCSAASQTASSKEPTEKTVLVHPTQVIHPHRLRSFSASQSLERELASPVTEVRIKTEPSSPLSDPSEIIRVTIGDAAAAANKNFSLKLEDDPSRLIAKRRFQAERRLPLKKLKGNEQGSLGSEETFEESSSPRLDGDFPDSDLGKEEYSELEETRPNRKFKCKHCLKIFRSTAGLHRHVNMYHNPEKPYACDICHKRFHTNFKVWTHCQTQHGIVKNPSPASSSHAILDEKFQRKLIDIVREREIKKALIIKLRRGKAGFQGQTGTQAQQVIKRNFRSRAKGAYICTYCGKAYRFLSQFKQHIKMHPGEKPLGGNKIAKQKEQVLHESPLEKEAYQCHLCSAKLASLLEQGNHERLCRNATVCPYCSLRFFSSDLKHEHESKCEYKKLTCLECMRTFKSSFSIWRHQVEVHNQNTMAPTENFSLPILDHNGEVTSTSKLQAQSESNKVNHFVSAKEDGVFSDSSEQINFDSEDSSCLPEDLSVSKQLKIQIKEEPIGDTQNDASGTHLVPKETVCNKDTGVWPCEKCGKMFTVHKQLERHQELLCSVKPFICHVCNKAFRTNFRLWSHFQSHMSQTTEESVRKEPESCRPAHSPSPPPLPPPLPKIQPLEPDSPTGLSESPSTTEKLFVPQESDTLFYHAPPLSAITFKRQYMCKLCHRTFKTAFSLWSHEQTHN from the coding sequence ATGGAGGGACTTCTGCATTATATAAATCCAGCACATGCCATTTCTCTTCTAAGCGCTCTAAATGAAGAGCGTCTCAAAGGACAGCTCTGTGATGTTCTTCTAATAGTGGGAGACCAAAAATTTCGAGCTCACAAAAACGTCTTGGCTGCCAGCAGTGAATATTTTCAGACTTTattcacaaataaagaaaatgagtccCAAACAGTATTTCAACTTGACTTCTGTGAACCAGATGCTTTTGATAatgtattaaattatatttactcTTCATCTTTATTTGTAGAGAAAAGCAGCCTTGCTGCTGTGCAAGAACTTGGCTACAGTCTTGGTATTTCTTTCCTTACTAACATTGTTTCCAAGACTCCGCAACTCTCCTTTCCAACATGtcccaataagaaaaaaatatgtcaAGAAGCAGATGAAAGTAGCTCTCAAAAAAGAAGTGTTATTGTTTGTCAGAGCAGAAATGAAGCCCAGGGAAAGAATGCTAGTCAGATTCAGCATGACCTAAGCCATACTTCAAAGGCTTCCCCTAGCATTGCCATCAAGACTAATACGAGTCGACCACAAGTCACAAAACCAGTTGAACCACTTCACAGTTTGTCATTAAATGAAGGAAGGTGGGCAAAAGAAATGTCACTGGCTTATAGCAACCTTATTGAGCCTTCTGGATCTTTGGATGATCAGTGCAGAAGTAGTTTGGGAAAAAGAAATACCCTGTTGCCTTTGAAACCCCTACAAGACAGAGACACTTCGAATGATAAACCAGGAGTAAGTAGTCAGCCCTCAGGAGAGAAGGTGGTAGAAATGTCTTTGAAAAAACCCCAGCCATCCGTTTTGTCTCTCTGTAGCTCGTCAGAGGCGCCCTATCTGTTACAAGAAACCGGCAAAGGAAGCAGTCAGGGGAAAGATAGAAACTTACTGTACTACTCCAAACTGGGACTGGTGATCCCGTCCAGTGGAGCCGGGCCTAGAAACCAAAGTGTCGATGGAAGCGGGCCACTCGTGAAGAGTCTTCTCCGACGATCGCTCTCGGTGGATAGTCAGGTTCCCGTGTATTCTTCAGTGAGTCTGAAAACCCCCCCAGCATCCTCCTCAGCAGCAGGTGATGCACCGGAGGATACATGCAGTGCCGCCTCTCAGACGGCGTCTTCGAAAGAGCCGACCGAAAAAACAGTGCTAGTTCATCCGACACAGGTCATCCACCCGCATCGCCTTAGGTCCTTCAGTGCCTCTCAGTCTTTGGAAAGGGAGCTTGCCTCGCCCGTTACAGAGGTCCGAATCAAAACGGAGCCCAGCAGTCCACTCTCGGACCCTTCTGAAATAATCAGGGTCACTATAGGAGATGCAGCAGCCGCAGCGAACAAGAACTTCTCTTTGAAGCTAGAGGACGATCCAAGTAGACTCATCGCCAAAAGGAGATTTCAAGCTGAGCGGAGGCTCCCCTTGAAGAAGCTGAAGGGCAACGAGCAGGGTTCCCTCGGCTCCGAGGAGACGTTCGAGGAGAGCTCGAGTCCTCGCCTCGACGGCGACTTCCCGGATTCAGATCTTGGCAAGGAGGAGTATAGCGAGTTGGAAGAAACGAGACCAAATAGGAAATTTAAATGCAAGCATTGCCTTAAAATTTTCAGATCTACGGCAGGACTTCATCGCCATGTTAATATGTATCATAATCCAGAAAAACCTTATGCTTGTGATATTTGTCACAAACGATTTCACACCAACTTCAAAGTCTGGACACACTGTCAAACGCAACACGGAATCGTCAAGAATCCGTCACCAGCTTCCAGTTCACATGCGATCTTGGATGAGAAATTCCAAAGAAAGCTGATTGacatagtgagagagagagaaattaaaaaggccCTGATCATTAAATTAAGGCGTGGCAAGGCAGGTTTTCAAGGGCAGACCGGTACACAAGCACAGCAAGTCATCAAGAGGAACTTCCGATCCAGAGCCAAAGGAGCGTACATCTGTACTTACTGTGGCAAAGCGTACCGTTTCCTTTCTCAGTTTAAACAGCACATAAAGATGCACCCAGGAGAAAAACCACTCGGAGGAAATAAAATTGCCAAACAAAAAGAACAAGTTCTGCACGAAAGTCCATTAGAAAAGGAGGCTTATCAGTGCCATCTCTGCAGCGCTAAGCTCGCCTCTCTTTTAGAACAAGGAAATCACGAAAGATTATGCAGAAATGCCACAGTTTGCCCTTATTGCAGCCTTAGGTTCTTCTCCTCAGACCTGAAACATGAACATGAAAGTAAATGTGAATATAAAAAACTGACTTGTCTTGAATGTATGCGCACCTTTAAATCTTCTTTTAGTATTTGGCGCCATCAGGTTGAAGTGCATAATCAAAATACTATGGCTCCCACAGAaaatttttctcttcctattctcGACCACAATGGTGAGGTAACTAGTACTTCAAAACTACAGGCTCAATCTGAGTCTAATAAAGTCAACCATTTTGTTAGTGCAAAAGAAGATGGAGTATTCAGTGATTCCTCAGAACAAATAAACTTTGATTCGGAAGACTCCTCGTGTCTCCCAGAAGACCTGAGTGTTTCTAAACAACTTAAAATTCAGATCAAGGAAGAACCCATCGGCGATACTCAAAATGATGCTTCTGGAACTCATTTGGTTCCAAAAGAGACCGTGTGTAATAAAGACACTGGTGTGTGGCCCTGCGAAAAGTGTGGGAAAATGTTTACTGTGCATAAGCAGTTAGAGCGTCACCAGGAGCTCCTGTGCTCTGTGAAACCATTCATTTGTCACGTGTGCAACAAAGCTTTTCGCACTAACTTTCGTCTCTGGAGCCATTTCCAGTCTCACATGTCCCAGACCACAGAAGAATCGGTCCGTAAAGAGCCCGAGTCATGCCGACCAGCTCACTCTCCATCACCACCACCCCTGCCTCCACCATTGCCCAAAATTCAGCCTTTAGAGCCTGATAGCCCGACTGGTTTATCCGAGAGTCCATCCACTACTGAGAAACTCTTTGTTCCCCAAGAATCAGACACACTCTTTTATCATGCCCCACCCCTTTCAGCAATCACGTTTAAAAGGCAATACATGTGTAAGCTTTGTCATAGGACATTCAAGACTGCATTTAGTCTTTGGAGTCATGAACAAACACACAATTAA